A part of Corynebacterium mustelae genomic DNA contains:
- a CDS encoding transglycosylase domain-containing protein, with protein sequence MVAYIVTDVPEPEELVTKQVSHIMATDSTTELARIVPAEGNRQEVPLDQIPEDVRNAVLAAEDRQFYTNNGFSFTGFARAIIGQITGNTSAGGGSTITQQYVKNMVVGNDYSYKRKAKELVYSVKMANEWSKEQVLEAYLNTIYFGRNAYGIDAAARAYFDVPAQELNAAQAAVLAASIQRPSQLDPWANREEAEERWNYVLDGMVSEGWLDEGTRAGLVYPETTDPALNRAYTEATGPNGLIKNQVMAELETLGITQDDVETRGLRVTTTIDMKAQNATTKSVTESMRNQQDNIRVAAVSVEPGTGAVRAYYGGEEATGWDYANAPLQTGSTFKVFGVAAAVQQGIPTTQTISTAPYQLPGVTVPGGGCNGACTMKEALKQSLNTPFLRLQDELANTTQDTADMAHALGMARSLPGIEKTLTEHGEQPFEGIILGQYQSRPIDMAHALATLANEGVWHDTYFVEKVETADGQVLYQHGATEGERRVAANVANTVLEAMLPIAGWSGYKDLAGGRESAAKTGTTQLGDTGLNKDAWMIGATPQLATAVWVGTHDNSPLLNQWGANMYGADLPATIWKGVLDGALEGRDLEEFPAPKPFGFSKGRGSIGPVIATQAPVIDNFQPEAPPVEVPAEPAIPQPPAVTFPEEGVEILPGVVIPGELLTEE encoded by the coding sequence ATGGTGGCCTATATTGTCACCGATGTGCCAGAGCCAGAAGAACTGGTGACTAAACAGGTGTCCCATATCATGGCTACTGACTCCACTACCGAACTAGCACGAATTGTGCCAGCGGAAGGCAACCGCCAAGAAGTCCCGCTGGACCAAATACCAGAAGACGTCCGCAATGCGGTTCTAGCCGCAGAGGATCGGCAGTTTTACACCAATAACGGGTTCTCCTTTACTGGTTTCGCCCGCGCCATCATCGGCCAAATCACTGGCAACACCTCAGCTGGCGGTGGCTCAACCATCACCCAGCAGTACGTGAAAAACATGGTGGTTGGTAACGATTACTCTTATAAACGTAAGGCCAAAGAACTTGTCTATTCGGTCAAAATGGCCAATGAATGGAGCAAAGAACAAGTTCTAGAGGCATACCTCAACACCATCTATTTTGGCCGTAACGCTTATGGTATTGACGCCGCCGCCCGTGCATACTTCGACGTGCCAGCACAAGAACTCAACGCAGCTCAAGCTGCCGTTTTGGCAGCCTCAATTCAGCGTCCATCCCAATTGGATCCGTGGGCTAACCGGGAGGAAGCAGAAGAACGCTGGAACTACGTACTTGACGGTATGGTTTCCGAAGGGTGGCTCGACGAGGGTACTCGTGCTGGTCTTGTGTATCCCGAAACCACCGACCCGGCTCTCAACCGCGCCTACACCGAAGCCACCGGTCCCAATGGCTTGATCAAAAACCAGGTTATGGCGGAATTGGAAACCTTAGGCATTACCCAAGATGATGTCGAAACCCGTGGCTTGCGAGTAACCACCACCATTGACATGAAAGCCCAAAACGCCACCACCAAATCAGTGACCGAAAGCATGCGCAACCAGCAGGACAACATTCGAGTCGCAGCTGTGAGCGTGGAACCAGGCACCGGAGCGGTACGCGCCTATTACGGTGGTGAAGAAGCAACCGGCTGGGATTACGCCAATGCGCCACTGCAAACCGGCTCTACCTTCAAGGTCTTTGGCGTTGCAGCCGCAGTCCAGCAAGGTATCCCTACCACCCAAACCATCTCCACCGCGCCGTACCAACTGCCAGGTGTCACCGTACCTGGTGGCGGATGTAACGGTGCGTGCACCATGAAAGAGGCGCTCAAGCAATCACTGAATACCCCATTTTTGCGGTTGCAGGACGAACTCGCCAATACCACCCAAGACACAGCAGACATGGCGCATGCGCTAGGCATGGCACGCTCCCTGCCAGGGATTGAGAAAACATTGACCGAGCACGGTGAACAGCCATTCGAAGGTATTATTCTCGGACAGTATCAGTCCCGGCCGATCGACATGGCGCATGCCTTGGCGACACTGGCAAACGAGGGTGTGTGGCACGACACCTACTTCGTTGAGAAGGTGGAAACCGCTGACGGGCAGGTCCTGTACCAGCACGGCGCAACAGAAGGCGAACGTCGGGTGGCTGCCAATGTTGCCAACACGGTGCTAGAAGCAATGCTGCCGATTGCGGGCTGGTCTGGATATAAGGACCTGGCTGGTGGGCGCGAATCCGCCGCTAAAACCGGTACTACCCAACTTGGTGATACGGGGTTGAACAAAGACGCTTGGATGATCGGTGCGACACCACAATTAGCTACCGCAGTCTGGGTTGGCACCCATGACAACTCCCCGCTACTTAACCAATGGGGAGCAAATATGTACGGCGCGGACCTGCCCGCCACCATCTGGAAAGGTGTCCTGGACGGCGCACTTGAAGGACGCGATTTGGAAGAGTTTCCAGCACCTAAACCGTTTGGGTTTAGTAAGGGTCGCGGCTCAATCGGGCCGGTAATCGCCACGCAGGCACCAGTAATAGACAACTTCCAACCGGAGGCTCCACCTGTAGAAGTGCCAGCTGAACCAGCAATACCGCAACCCCCAGCGGTTACTTTCCCAGAAGAAGGAGTAGAAATTCTGCCAGGTGTTGTCATTCCGGGCGAGTTGCTCACTGAAGAATAG
- a CDS encoding MarR family winged helix-turn-helix transcriptional regulator has product MKSNAHWELANRIRPALTRLYVLYFRIAEASDLTGPQLTILGRLAEEGPCRISYIAKVEGIRMPTASNALHQLEERGMVERIREEADRRGVKVQLTPFGKQELERVGNERTDYLAQMLATLPVEKLGEAEKAADIITELAEAYTAELMQQQEGNN; this is encoded by the coding sequence ATGAAATCAAACGCCCATTGGGAATTAGCAAATCGTATTAGGCCAGCGCTCACTCGGTTATATGTACTTTACTTTCGTATTGCCGAAGCATCCGATCTTACCGGGCCGCAACTAACAATTTTAGGCAGACTGGCTGAAGAAGGACCCTGCCGAATTAGCTATATTGCTAAGGTCGAGGGTATCCGAATGCCTACTGCATCAAATGCGTTGCATCAATTAGAAGAGCGAGGAATGGTAGAACGCATCCGGGAAGAAGCCGATCGGCGTGGCGTAAAAGTGCAGCTAACCCCGTTTGGCAAGCAAGAGCTTGAACGAGTAGGGAACGAACGCACCGATTATTTAGCGCAAATGCTGGCAACCTTACCCGTCGAAAAGCTCGGCGAAGCCGAAAAAGCAGCAGATATCATCACCGAACTCGCCGAGGCCTACACTGCGGAACTCATGCAGCAACAAGAAGGCAACAACTAA
- a CDS encoding universal stress protein, translated as MQQFRILVAWQPQSSGDEALEVAAWVARTADVTIQCVTTFLRPWPSPAMSKLGSTHKKWFKKETERYTKAVAAKLNDVGIDRTQWAEPVAVIADGTSESVMLTQAAHDFGADMILLGSKAAAPKGRFLPGTTADSMLHSSPRPLLLAPRLPKLAKRGITRVNVAFIGQDTDESATTTAAELAAAWGVPLRILALSPDGFGAPPVSESIKPSIDLSHEWRENALAILDRLRSSAHAAFPHIDITCDIGSGNGWHGALDVLKWKKGDLLCFGSSPLGAFERVFIGSQTSEILPHVQVPVLMIPTRGKEQ; from the coding sequence ATGCAACAATTTCGCATCTTGGTTGCGTGGCAACCCCAGTCCAGCGGCGACGAAGCGCTTGAAGTCGCCGCTTGGGTAGCTCGCACCGCAGATGTCACCATCCAATGTGTCACCACATTCTTGCGTCCTTGGCCGTCACCGGCAATGAGCAAACTTGGCTCCACGCATAAAAAATGGTTCAAGAAGGAAACCGAACGTTACACCAAAGCCGTCGCTGCGAAGCTTAACGACGTCGGCATTGACCGCACCCAATGGGCCGAGCCAGTCGCTGTCATCGCTGATGGCACCTCTGAATCCGTCATGCTCACCCAAGCCGCCCACGACTTCGGTGCGGACATGATCCTGCTTGGCTCCAAAGCCGCCGCCCCTAAAGGCCGGTTTTTACCTGGCACCACAGCCGACTCCATGCTGCACTCTTCGCCTCGGCCACTCCTCCTAGCACCCCGCCTACCCAAACTAGCCAAACGCGGCATCACCCGCGTTAATGTAGCTTTCATTGGCCAAGACACGGACGAATCTGCAACAACCACAGCCGCCGAACTCGCCGCCGCATGGGGCGTTCCACTGAGGATTCTCGCCCTCTCACCAGATGGATTCGGGGCACCTCCCGTTTCAGAATCAATCAAACCATCAATAGACTTAAGTCACGAATGGCGCGAAAACGCATTGGCAATCTTAGACCGACTCCGCAGCAGCGCTCACGCTGCATTTCCCCACATTGATATCACCTGCGACATAGGCTCCGGCAACGGGTGGCACGGCGCTCTTGACGTACTCAAATGGAAAAAAGGCGACCTACTCTGCTTCGGCTCCTCCCCCCTCGGTGCCTTTGAACGGGTCTTCATTGGCTCCCAAACTTCCGAAATCCTCCCGCACGTCCAAGTGCCAGTCCTCATGATCCCCACCCGAGGAAAGGAACAATAA
- a CDS encoding SDR family oxidoreductase produces MPTAVITGASQGVGLATTRTLLDAGYTVYAQYRSQPAKLNHPNLHWWHADFANPITVPDQVTSQSINALIHCAGVAQLGSTHDQPRRAWEHHMAINLHAPVELTQQLLPQLIRTLGHVIYINSGAGHHTHPMWGAYSASKHAARAWCEALRQEAPEIRVTSIYPGRIATEMQRAIRAQENQDYNPCEYISADTIAGTILNVLNTPTDAHIPDLIIRPR; encoded by the coding sequence ATGCCCACCGCAGTCATCACTGGCGCCAGCCAAGGCGTAGGCCTCGCCACCACCCGCACCCTTTTAGACGCTGGATACACCGTCTACGCGCAGTACCGTAGCCAACCCGCCAAACTAAACCACCCCAATCTGCACTGGTGGCACGCCGATTTCGCAAACCCAATAACGGTACCGGATCAGGTGACGTCGCAAAGCATCAACGCACTGATCCACTGCGCCGGTGTCGCGCAACTTGGCAGCACCCACGACCAGCCCCGGCGCGCCTGGGAACACCACATGGCAATCAATCTCCACGCCCCGGTCGAACTCACCCAACAGCTACTACCGCAACTTATACGCACCTTAGGGCACGTTATCTACATCAATTCCGGAGCCGGGCACCACACCCACCCCATGTGGGGCGCATATTCAGCCAGTAAGCACGCCGCCCGCGCCTGGTGCGAGGCACTCCGACAGGAAGCTCCTGAGATTCGGGTCACTAGCATTTACCCCGGCCGGATAGCCACCGAAATGCAACGCGCGATCCGGGCCCAGGAAAATCAAGACTACAATCCCTGCGAGTACATCTCGGCTGATACCATCGCTGGCACCATACTCAACGTCTTAAATACACCGACTGATGCCCACATCCCCGACCTCATAATCCGACCAAGGTAA
- a CDS encoding P-loop NTPase fold protein produces the protein MSGLQDSAGFHNFDAPLGNWDKDLYDRKMFPTKIARFYKSIKTQDNSVVMAITGPWGAGKTSILQEIKAILTPHYEYHNIVFNFTPWEYKDLEAMQEGFFNLLSQNLRYTGFPLRLRAGKLFQKARPILALGEALGYIRISSLQLAFRHKPDSQKLRKSIGRTLKKKNRNILVIIDDLDRLDSQELMEVFKLIRSVGSIPRIHYLLSYDESVILQLLANSTFIKEINGIEASNYLEKIVQVTFPVPPLRDEQILAVFDERLKLLTEAMNFEPDPTELRELEIFFRQSIIKHIATPRDLNRFFLSLQAEFPRSPKEFNFADLVVLSWCKHRHPRLHEAIKLNKECNQKSEWQKEFTNPSTANPDSLVQIARDVLGFFVCG, from the coding sequence ATGTCAGGGTTGCAGGATTCAGCAGGTTTTCATAATTTCGACGCTCCCCTCGGGAACTGGGACAAAGATCTCTACGATCGCAAAATGTTTCCAACTAAGATCGCAAGATTCTACAAATCTATAAAGACCCAAGATAATTCTGTAGTCATGGCGATCACCGGCCCCTGGGGGGCAGGGAAAACCAGCATATTACAGGAGATCAAGGCAATCCTTACGCCTCATTACGAGTATCACAACATAGTTTTCAATTTCACACCTTGGGAGTATAAAGATCTGGAGGCTATGCAAGAGGGATTTTTTAATCTGCTGTCACAGAATCTGCGCTACACTGGTTTTCCCTTACGTTTACGTGCTGGCAAATTGTTCCAAAAAGCTCGACCAATTCTCGCTTTAGGCGAAGCCCTAGGATATATCCGAATCAGTTCACTTCAACTTGCGTTCCGGCATAAACCAGACAGTCAAAAACTACGCAAGTCGATCGGACGCACTCTAAAAAAGAAGAATAGAAATATCTTGGTGATAATCGACGACCTTGATCGTCTTGATTCCCAAGAGCTGATGGAAGTTTTTAAGCTAATTCGATCTGTTGGCTCTATTCCCCGTATTCATTATCTCCTCAGCTATGACGAGTCTGTGATTTTACAGCTCTTAGCAAACAGTACTTTCATTAAAGAAATCAATGGCATTGAGGCATCAAATTATCTTGAAAAAATTGTGCAAGTAACTTTCCCTGTTCCGCCATTACGTGATGAGCAAATACTGGCAGTTTTTGATGAAAGACTGAAGCTTTTAACGGAGGCTATGAATTTTGAACCAGACCCAACGGAACTCCGAGAACTGGAAATATTCTTCCGACAATCAATTATTAAACATATAGCAACACCCCGGGATCTCAATCGATTCTTCCTAAGCCTGCAAGCTGAGTTTCCCCGAAGCCCCAAAGAATTCAATTTTGCCGACCTAGTAGTTTTAAGTTGGTGTAAACATAGACACCCTCGGTTGCATGAAGCGATAAAATTAAACAAAGAGTGTAATCAAAAATCTGAATGGCAAAAAGAATTCACAAATCCCAGTACAGCAAACCCAGATTCCTTAGTCCAAATTGCCCGTGACGTATTAGGTTTTTTTGTATGCGGCTAG
- a CDS encoding alpha/beta fold hydrolase — MSDKQYTSVWDDLAEVEFSQGYIEAGGYRTRYLHAGTPDKPTLFMLHGITGHAEAYARNLAAHAEHFNVYAIDFIGHGYSTKPEHPLEIKHYVGQVLAIMDELGVEKAYFSGESLGGWTTARLAQLYPERVERIVLNTMGGTMANPQVMERLYTLSMEAAKDPSWERVKARLEWLMADPTMVTPDLIRTRQRIFEQPDWPMACEMNMALQNLEIRKRNMLSDDDLRAIQAPALVLWTTKDPSGPVDEGRRISELIPNGQLAVMENCGHWPQYEDTETFNKIHLDFLLNR, encoded by the coding sequence ATGTCTGATAAGCAATACACGAGTGTCTGGGATGATCTGGCTGAGGTTGAGTTCAGCCAAGGATATATAGAGGCAGGGGGATACCGGACTCGTTATCTTCATGCAGGTACTCCTGACAAGCCGACGCTATTTATGCTTCATGGAATCACCGGACATGCGGAGGCTTATGCCCGCAACTTGGCTGCGCATGCTGAACATTTCAATGTGTATGCTATTGATTTCATCGGGCATGGTTACTCCACCAAACCAGAGCACCCCCTGGAGATTAAGCACTATGTTGGCCAAGTGTTGGCGATCATGGATGAGCTTGGGGTTGAGAAGGCGTATTTCTCCGGCGAATCCCTTGGCGGTTGGACTACCGCACGATTGGCTCAGCTTTATCCCGAGCGGGTGGAACGCATTGTGCTTAACACCATGGGCGGCACGATGGCTAACCCACAGGTGATGGAGCGGTTGTACACCTTATCTATGGAGGCGGCGAAGGATCCTTCCTGGGAGCGGGTGAAAGCCCGGCTGGAGTGGCTTATGGCGGATCCGACAATGGTCACCCCGGATCTTATCCGCACCCGACAGCGGATTTTTGAACAACCTGATTGGCCGATGGCGTGTGAGATGAATATGGCGTTGCAGAACCTTGAGATCCGCAAGCGTAATATGCTTTCCGACGACGACCTGCGCGCAATCCAAGCGCCAGCGTTAGTGCTGTGGACAACTAAGGATCCATCTGGTCCGGTAGATGAGGGTCGCCGTATTTCAGAATTGATACCAAACGGGCAGTTGGCGGTCATGGAGAATTGTGGTCACTGGCCGCAGTATGAGGACACCGAGACCTTTAATAAGATTCACCTCGATTTCTTGCTTAACCGGTAA
- a CDS encoding 3-carboxyethylcatechol 2,3-dioxygenase: MAQFALLAMSHSPLLGINDPGDEVTASLNDAFSRVRSFVNEFDPELIVTIAPDHYNGFFYDLMPPYCIGYEALSVGDYDSIEGPLSVPTEISEEMAQFVIDKGIDIAISRRMEIDHGAVQPIELLYDSLTAKPTVPVYVNGVARPFVPMERVRKMGQAIGEYLAGRDERILLIASGGLSHDPPVPQWATATDEQRQLLLNGRHPTAEARNNRQMNVINTAKAFARGEAEILDLNPEWDLKFMEDCAANDPTLFDAYRADDMDEQAGHSSHEVRSWVAAFSALHSAAGAYSVEFEYYKPIREYIAGFGIMIAAP; the protein is encoded by the coding sequence ATGGCTCAATTTGCGCTTTTGGCTATGTCTCATAGCCCGTTGCTTGGGATCAATGATCCGGGTGATGAGGTCACGGCCAGCTTAAACGACGCGTTTTCACGCGTTCGTTCTTTTGTCAACGAATTCGACCCGGAATTGATCGTCACGATCGCCCCGGATCACTATAACGGTTTCTTTTATGATCTAATGCCGCCTTACTGCATTGGGTATGAAGCGTTAAGTGTCGGTGATTACGACTCCATTGAGGGCCCACTTTCTGTTCCCACCGAGATCAGCGAGGAGATGGCTCAGTTTGTCATTGATAAGGGAATCGATATTGCGATTTCTCGTCGTATGGAGATTGATCACGGCGCGGTACAGCCCATTGAGTTGTTATACGATTCTCTAACCGCAAAACCTACGGTTCCGGTTTATGTCAATGGCGTTGCCCGTCCGTTTGTTCCCATGGAGCGGGTTCGGAAAATGGGGCAGGCGATCGGTGAATACTTGGCTGGCCGGGATGAGCGGATTTTATTGATCGCCTCTGGTGGGCTGTCACATGATCCGCCGGTGCCGCAGTGGGCTACGGCAACTGATGAGCAGCGACAACTTTTGCTTAACGGTCGGCACCCCACGGCGGAGGCACGTAATAATCGGCAGATGAATGTTATTAATACTGCGAAAGCGTTCGCGCGGGGCGAGGCGGAAATTTTGGATCTTAACCCGGAGTGGGATCTGAAGTTCATGGAGGATTGCGCCGCCAACGACCCCACCTTATTCGACGCGTACCGAGCCGACGATATGGACGAACAGGCTGGTCATTCTTCCCATGAGGTGCGCTCGTGGGTAGCGGCCTTTTCCGCACTTCATAGTGCAGCGGGCGCGTACTCGGTGGAATTTGAATACTACAAACCCATCCGAGAGTACATTGCTGGGTTTGGCATCATGATTGCCGCCCCTTAA
- a CDS encoding 2-keto-4-pentenoate hydratase → MSKNAVYHTIADQLKGAYATRQPVEPPRLLVDDLDVAGAYRIQQLQEEAFVAEGHRVIGRKIGLTSVAMQQQLGVDSPDFGFFTENMLYEADSDIPVSRFISPKVEPELGFRLGSDLNPDATMAEVEAAIDSVYLAVEIIDSRVRDWDIRLVDTIADNASCGAIILSTEPVDIPVAELPDVRATMIIDDVVAGEGAGSAVMGHPVTPIVWLAHTLAEQGVQLKKGDIILSGSFCAAAPVVQGQSLSVDYGSFGRLNVRFV, encoded by the coding sequence ATGAGTAAAAACGCTGTTTACCACACGATTGCCGACCAGCTTAAAGGTGCATATGCAACTAGACAGCCAGTAGAACCGCCCCGATTGCTTGTCGACGATTTAGATGTTGCAGGTGCTTACCGTATTCAGCAATTGCAGGAAGAAGCTTTTGTCGCAGAAGGCCACCGGGTGATTGGCCGCAAAATTGGTTTAACCTCGGTGGCAATGCAACAACAGTTAGGCGTCGATAGTCCTGACTTCGGGTTTTTCACCGAAAACATGCTCTATGAGGCAGATTCTGATATACCTGTATCGCGATTCATTTCCCCCAAAGTAGAACCAGAGCTGGGGTTTCGGTTGGGTTCCGACCTAAACCCAGATGCCACGATGGCCGAAGTTGAAGCCGCTATTGATTCCGTTTATCTTGCGGTTGAAATCATTGATTCGCGGGTACGTGATTGGGATATTCGTCTCGTAGATACCATCGCCGATAACGCCTCCTGTGGTGCCATTATTTTATCGACGGAGCCGGTCGACATTCCTGTTGCTGAGCTACCTGACGTTCGCGCAACGATGATAATCGACGACGTAGTCGCGGGTGAAGGCGCCGGGTCGGCGGTGATGGGTCATCCGGTCACTCCGATTGTGTGGTTGGCGCACACGCTTGCTGAGCAAGGAGTTCAGTTGAAAAAAGGCGACATTATCCTATCGGGCAGTTTCTGCGCTGCCGCCCCGGTTGTCCAAGGCCAATCGTTATCCGTTGACTACGGTAGTTTCGGCCGCCTCAACGTTCGTTTTGTTTAA
- a CDS encoding acetaldehyde dehydrogenase (acetylating) — protein MTSKLTAAIIGPGNIGTDLLMKLLKNSRNIEPVYMIGVDPESDGLRRAEKLGVTASAGGVDWLLEQKDLPDFVFEATSAYAHKANAPRFEAAGIRAIDLTPAAVGPYVCPSVNLDTLSTVKNVNMITCGGQATTPIVAAVSRIVPVEYAEIVASISSRSAGPGTRANIDEFMQTTSAALEKVGGAQTGKAILILNPVEPPMLMRNTVYCSLPPEAAEPGELQDQITSSIMHMVETVQSYVPGYHLTAEPQFDTARREWNGWGRVTVLIEVRGAADYLPEYAGNLDIITAAAVATADKYVDLLRSDSGSA, from the coding sequence ATGACTTCTAAACTAACCGCTGCCATTATTGGCCCCGGTAACATCGGCACAGATCTGCTGATGAAACTGTTAAAAAACTCCCGCAATATTGAACCGGTGTACATGATCGGGGTTGATCCCGAATCTGATGGTCTTCGGCGTGCCGAGAAACTCGGAGTGACCGCATCAGCCGGTGGCGTCGATTGGCTGTTGGAGCAAAAAGATCTCCCTGATTTCGTCTTCGAAGCCACCTCAGCGTATGCGCACAAAGCCAATGCCCCACGATTTGAAGCCGCTGGCATTCGAGCCATCGACCTCACTCCCGCAGCCGTTGGGCCTTATGTGTGCCCCTCCGTCAATCTTGATACCCTCAGCACGGTAAAAAATGTCAATATGATCACCTGCGGTGGTCAGGCAACCACACCGATTGTTGCTGCGGTTTCGCGGATTGTCCCGGTCGAATATGCCGAGATCGTCGCTTCTATTTCCTCGCGCTCAGCAGGGCCAGGCACCCGCGCCAATATTGACGAGTTCATGCAAACCACCTCCGCGGCTTTGGAAAAAGTGGGTGGTGCTCAAACCGGAAAAGCCATCCTGATTCTCAACCCAGTTGAACCACCAATGCTCATGCGCAATACCGTTTATTGCTCCCTGCCACCTGAGGCGGCTGAGCCTGGTGAATTGCAGGATCAGATAACAAGCTCGATCATGCACATGGTCGAAACTGTGCAATCATACGTCCCCGGGTACCACCTGACAGCTGAGCCGCAATTTGATACCGCCCGTAGAGAGTGGAACGGTTGGGGTCGGGTAACTGTGCTTATTGAAGTTCGAGGTGCAGCTGACTATTTGCCAGAGTATGCCGGAAATCTCGATATCATCACCGCCGCAGCCGTCGCTACAGCTGATAAATACGTCGATTTACTGCGTTCAGATTCGGGCAGTGCCTAA
- the dmpG gene encoding 4-hydroxy-2-oxovalerate aldolase, with the protein MTNIRINDTTLRDGSHAIRHQYTAEQVRAVVRALDDANIEMIEVTHGDGLGGSSFNYGFSKVSDLELIEAAVDEATNAKIACLLLPGLGTVADLTEAHKRGAAMVRIATHCTEADVSIKHFEAAREMGMETGGFLMLSHRISPAELAAQARIMVDAGCQCVFVVDSAGSLIMEEAGDRVAALVDEIGDEAQVGFHGHQNLSFGVTNSVLAVRAGARQIDGSLAGLGAGAGNSPTEVLAVAFDRLGIEHGVDLPAILSAAEDVLKPMVERLPMMDRGSIVQGQMGVYNSFLLHAERAAKRYDVPTADILREIGRRGYVGGQEDMIIDVAVALRG; encoded by the coding sequence ATGACTAACATTCGGATCAATGACACCACGTTACGGGATGGTTCACACGCTATTCGGCATCAATACACCGCAGAACAAGTGCGTGCGGTGGTACGCGCCTTAGACGATGCCAATATCGAAATGATCGAGGTAACCCACGGTGACGGCCTTGGTGGTTCGTCATTTAATTACGGTTTCTCTAAGGTGAGCGACTTAGAACTTATTGAAGCTGCCGTGGACGAAGCCACAAATGCGAAGATCGCCTGTCTGCTTCTGCCCGGTCTAGGTACTGTCGCGGATCTTACTGAAGCGCATAAACGCGGCGCTGCGATGGTACGTATTGCCACCCACTGCACTGAAGCGGACGTGTCCATTAAACATTTTGAGGCTGCCCGAGAAATGGGAATGGAGACTGGTGGTTTTCTGATGCTTTCCCACCGGATTTCGCCTGCTGAACTGGCCGCCCAAGCGCGAATCATGGTTGATGCAGGTTGCCAATGTGTTTTCGTTGTCGACTCAGCTGGATCACTCATCATGGAGGAAGCGGGCGACCGGGTAGCGGCACTCGTAGATGAAATTGGTGACGAAGCCCAAGTTGGATTTCACGGCCACCAAAATTTGTCTTTCGGCGTCACCAATTCGGTTTTGGCGGTTCGCGCTGGTGCTCGTCAGATAGATGGCTCCTTAGCTGGGCTTGGGGCTGGCGCAGGAAATTCTCCCACAGAGGTGTTAGCTGTCGCGTTCGATCGGCTTGGAATCGAACACGGGGTGGATTTGCCCGCAATTTTGAGCGCCGCCGAAGACGTACTCAAGCCTATGGTAGAGCGACTTCCCATGATGGATCGTGGTTCGATCGTGCAAGGTCAGATGGGGGTTTACAATTCCTTCCTATTGCATGCTGAACGCGCTGCGAAGCGTTATGACGTCCCAACCGCCGATATTCTGCGCGAAATCGGTCGACGTGGCTACGTCGGCGGCCAGGAAGACATGATCATTGATGTTGCTGTCGCATTACGCGGCTAG
- a CDS encoding IclR family transcriptional regulator, which produces MTDKLKVPAAEKPIDNRGAVDKAFSLLRCFSDHDANGIGVSELARRAQMSKTTCHRILATLVANGAIERAGDVYRLGPLCFELTHTTGSLKKEVVGEVLTPYLAALFEQTRQTVHLAFLQGTQVIYVNKLFSIKRIPAPSRIGGSAPAYCTGVGKAMLAWDYERTESVIKAGLTSWTENTIVDPNKLREELVRVRVEGVAYDREEITPGLTCVAAPIFGRNNVPIAAMSVSGPTATFNPEMYVQALRRTCKAAGKAAITFQRAQEERRKVGQ; this is translated from the coding sequence ATGACTGACAAACTAAAAGTTCCAGCAGCAGAAAAACCAATCGACAATCGCGGTGCTGTAGACAAAGCTTTTAGCCTGTTGCGTTGTTTTAGCGATCATGACGCCAATGGGATTGGCGTCAGCGAGCTGGCGCGTCGGGCTCAGATGTCGAAAACGACATGTCATCGTATCCTTGCCACCTTGGTTGCGAATGGGGCGATTGAGCGAGCCGGTGACGTGTATCGGCTTGGGCCCCTGTGCTTCGAGCTAACCCATACGACGGGTTCGTTGAAAAAAGAAGTCGTGGGTGAGGTGCTGACACCTTATCTAGCGGCGCTTTTTGAACAGACTAGGCAAACTGTTCACTTGGCCTTTTTGCAAGGTACCCAAGTGATATACGTTAATAAATTGTTTTCGATCAAACGGATACCAGCGCCGTCACGGATCGGCGGCAGCGCACCCGCATATTGCACTGGCGTGGGTAAAGCGATGCTAGCGTGGGACTACGAGCGCACAGAATCTGTAATTAAGGCAGGATTGACCTCATGGACCGAGAACACGATCGTTGATCCAAACAAATTGCGTGAAGAATTGGTGCGAGTACGGGTAGAAGGGGTTGCCTACGATCGGGAGGAGATCACGCCTGGGTTAACCTGCGTTGCTGCGCCGATTTTCGGTCGAAATAACGTGCCAATCGCGGCGATGAGTGTAAGCGGGCCAACTGCTACTTTCAACCCAGAAATGTACGTTCAAGCTTTACGACGAACTTGCAAGGCAGCTGGAAAGGCAGCTATCACCTTCCAACGGGCGCAGGAAGAACGTCGAAAAGTGGGGCAGTAG